From the Micromonospora sediminicola genome, one window contains:
- the rsmG gene encoding 16S rRNA (guanine(527)-N(7))-methyltransferase RsmG: MDGADAPLGDAAPDPAEATLPPELAEAARTLFGERLDLAAAYAELLATEGVVRGLIGPREAPRLWDRHLLNCAVMAERIPEGASVIDVGSGAGLPGLVLAIARPDLTVTLVEPLARRVSFLIEAVQRLGLTRSVRVFRGRAEEAAAGSRDRDPLAADIVTARAVAALDRLAAWCLPLTVPGGRLLALKGASAADEIAEHTDAVVRLGGGTPELHRCGAGVIEPAATVVEVVRERVVNPPRAKKPKRSRGGRNRGGRNRDR; encoded by the coding sequence GTGGACGGTGCGGACGCGCCTCTCGGGGACGCGGCGCCCGATCCGGCCGAGGCGACCCTGCCACCCGAGCTGGCGGAGGCGGCCAGGACGCTCTTCGGTGAGCGGCTGGACCTCGCCGCGGCGTACGCCGAGTTGCTGGCCACGGAGGGCGTGGTGCGTGGTCTGATCGGACCTCGCGAGGCGCCCCGGCTGTGGGACCGGCACCTGCTCAACTGCGCGGTCATGGCGGAGCGGATCCCGGAGGGGGCCAGCGTGATCGACGTCGGCTCCGGAGCCGGACTGCCCGGTCTGGTGCTGGCGATCGCGCGCCCCGATCTCACCGTCACCCTGGTCGAACCGCTCGCCCGTCGGGTGTCGTTCCTGATCGAGGCGGTGCAGCGGCTCGGACTCACCCGGTCCGTTCGCGTCTTCCGGGGACGGGCCGAGGAGGCGGCAGCCGGGTCGCGGGACCGGGACCCGTTGGCCGCCGACATCGTCACCGCCCGTGCGGTCGCCGCGCTGGACCGGCTCGCCGCCTGGTGCCTGCCGTTGACGGTGCCGGGTGGTCGACTTTTGGCGCTCAAGGGCGCCTCGGCGGCGGACGAGATCGCCGAACACACCGACGCGGTGGTCCGCCTGGGTGGCGGGACACCCGAACTCCACCGATGCGGCGCCGGGGTGATCGAGCCGGCGGCGACAGTGGTCGAGGTGGTCCGGGAGCGCGTGGTGAACCCGCCGCGCGCGAAGAAGCCGAAGCGTTCGCGTGGGGGCCGCAATCGGGGCGGTCGTAACCGGGATCGCTGA